The genomic interval GCAAAGGGTAGCATAACCGTTTCCAAAAtatccacatacacatgctGATTATGGTTTTATCCAATGTATTGGTCCAACTCCATAGTAAGAAAAACATGCCCATACCATTACACTGGATCCGCcgtgtttaattgcttctactGTGTCGTGTGTGTTCTACTGTCTACTGTGTGTAGAAGGCAAAAAAGTTTACCTAGGGGACACCCGGGTTTGAACCGGGGACCTCTCGATCTGCAGTCGAATGCTCTACCACTGAGCTATATCCCCAAGTGTGGCTGCGAGCTCCAACAAAGGCCCCATGAGCTAATTATCTCCGTTACTGCTTTAAACAAGAACACGAAGAGCCTGATAATAAGCCAGACCCCTATTctagaaaaacaaacaataagaACTGATCAGagaaaattatatacattttagaACTGGGGAgcaggcagcaacaaaaaggTTTACCAAGGGGACACCCGGGTTTGAACCGGGGACCTCTCGATCTGCAGTCGAATGCTCTACCACTGAGCTATATCCCCAGTTGGAGTTCGCGCGACCAAGCGGCAACTAATGCCTCGCCAGCTAATAATATCCGAAGGCGAAGGCGTACCTCGTACTGCAGCCACCTCCCCTTTTTAACCATATTTAGTATGgttgttgtgttgtgtgtggGCTTGCGCAgtggaaaaatgcaaaagatacggccattaaatgaaatatttaaacaggTTTAGCAATAATTTCGCTTTGTTatttctgctgctgcaatACCACTTCATTTAACGAAATTAAACTGAAAAATATAACAGAAACCTGGTGCGACAAGTCAGCGTCTCAATTTAGTCATTCCATCTATTTACTTGAGATTAATCTACGTTCGATATCTTAATTATTAAGACTGAATTAAGTAAATTCCGTCACGACTTTCGATGGATTCAAGCTGAAGAGacattaatttgaaattatcGGCACTCGTCGATCGCAAGTGGTTGACAATCCATCGCAATTGCCATTACGATCGCGATTGAGATCGAGATTGCGGCCACCCGTCATTACCATTGCCACATTGTCGGCTGATGGGGAGCTCACTCGGATGACAGGTGCCAGCTACCGTACCTGTACAGTGAAGCCGCCGCTTCCATCGCAGATTGTGCAATTGGGGCAAGGTCAATTCGATCACGTGGTGGGCTAGATGTGGGCGGACGTCTCATGCAGATGTTCAGATGGGAGGCTGTTGAACAATGAATAACCTACAACTATGGATTTCAATGGATTGCAATAGTAtaacatattaaatattatatataataaaatttataaagggaaacaaaaatattgcaaagATGTTAATTAAGCACTTAACAATATCATAagaatataattaatattttgcaTTCAATTTAACTTCAGCCAAGACACGTCGACGTCTGCGGCGTCCCACAACATCGGTCAGCTCCTCGAGAAGCAACCTCATCGAAACCAAGAAGTCCACTGAGGCTCCAGAGGCCGAGAAGCGCATTGACCTGATCAcctccgccaccaccaccagtgcTCGTCGTACACGCCTTCGTTCCAAGGCGAAATTGGGAGCAGCTgccgctggaggagcagcCGTAGCAGCTGGAGCAACAGCTCTGGTGGCCAGTGGATCTTCATTGAAGGGCAAGAAGACAAAGGTGGACGATGGAACGCCGAAGATCGTGTGCTACTACACCAACTGGTCACAGTACCGTGTCAAGATTGGCAAGTTCGTGCCGGAGGACATTCCAGCCGATCTCTGCACCCACATTATCTTCGCTTTTGGATGGCTGAAGAAGAACAAGCTGAGTTCTTATGAGTCCAACGATGAGACCAAGGATAATGTCCCCGGACTGTACGAACGTATGATGAGCCTTAAGAAGGCCAATCCCAAACTTAAGGTTGGttttagaaatatataaaaaattataaagtttatttaacCAATCACCTTACCCTATAGATTCTTCTTGCTCTCGGaggttggtcctttggcaCCCAGAAATTCAAGGACATGTCCTCCACGCGATACACCCGCCAGACCTTTGTCTACTCGGCCATTCCTTTCCTGCGCAAGCGCGGCTTCGATGGTCTGGATATGGATTGGGAATACCCCAAGGGTTCCGATGACAAGAAGAACTTCGTTTTGCTGCTGAAGGAACTGCGCGAAGCCTTCGAAGCTGAGGCCCAGGAACTGAAGAAGCCACGTCTCCTGCTTTCCGCCGCCGTGCCCGTCGGTCCCGACAATATCCGTGGTGGATACGATGTGCCTGCCATCGCCAGTTATCTGGATTTCATCAACCTGATGGCCTACGATTTCCACGGAAAGTGGGAACGTGAGACTGGACACAATGCCCCACTTTATGCTCCCTCCACCGATTCCGAGTGGCGCAAACAGCTGTCCGTCGACAATGCTGCCAGTTTGTGGGTTAAGATGGGCGCTCCCAAGGAGAAGCTGGTCATTGGAATGCCGACCTATGGACGCTCCTTCACTTTGGCTAATCCCGATAAGCATGGTCCCAATGCCCCCGCATCGGGTGGTGGACGCGAAGGTGTCTATACCAAGGAAGGTGGTTTCCTGGCCTACTACGAGATCTGCGAAATGCTGCAGAATGGCGCTGTTTATGTCTGGGATGACGAGATGAAGGTTCCCTATCTGGTTGATGGAGATCAGTGGGTTGGTTTCGATGATGAGCGCGCCATTAGGAACAAGATGCACTGGATCAAGTCAAATGGCTTTGGAGGTGCCATGGTCTGGACCATTGACATGGACGACTTCAAGGGAGAGGTGTGCGGTGGCAATGTCAAGTATCCACTGATTGGCGCCATGCGGGAGGAACTCCTGGGCATTTCACGTGGAAAGGAGGCCAAGGATGTTAACTGGACCGCCGTTGCTGCCACATTTGAGGATATCGAAGAGGTTTGTTTACCAGTAATAACAGCTTGAACTATTTCTAATCCCTTACGTTGCTCCTTTCAGAAACCGGAACCCATCAAAATTTCGGTGGATGAGATTCTCAACAAGGTGCGCAAACCACAGGCCCAGAAGAAGCAGCGCATCAAGTCTGGAGCAAATGCTGTCGCCTCAAACAGTGAGTAGTATATAAATGCCGATGTCCAAACTTCCATCCATAACTTGCTGCTCACTCTCCTTCAGCTCGTCCTGCCCAGGTGTTCTGTTACCTGACCAGCTGGTCGGCCAAGCGCCCTGGAGCTGGTAAATTCCAGCCGGAGAACATCGATCCCAAGCTGTGCACCCACATCGTGTACGCCTTCGCCACTCTTCAGGACTACAAGCTGACAGAGGCCACCGATGATGATCCCGAGAATTACGAGAGTGTGATTGCACTGCGTGACAATAATCCCGATCTACAGATCCTTCTGGCCATCGGAGGATGGGCCTTTGGTTCCACTCCCTTCAAGGAGCTCACTTCGAATGTGTTCCGCATGAATCAGTTTGTTTACGAGGCCATCGACTTTTTGCGCGACTATAAGTTCAATGGCTTGGACGTGGACTGGGAGTATCCCCGTGGTGCCGAGGATCGTGTTGCCTACGTTAGTCTGCTAAAGGAACTGCGTGTGGCTTTTGAGGGTGAGGCCAAGTCCTCTGGACTGCCACGCCTACTGCTCACGGCCGCTGTACCCGCCTCCTTTGAGGCCATCGCCGCTGGCTACGATGTTCCCGAGATCTCCAAGTACCTGGACTTCATCAACGTCATGACCTACGACTTCCACGGACAATGGGAACGCACTGTGGGCCATAATTCGCCTCTGTTTGCTTTGGAATCGGCCACCGGGTACCAGAAGAAACTGACCGTTGATTACAGCGCGCGTGAGTGGGTGAAACAGGGCGCTCCCAAGGAGAAGCTGCTCATCGGCATGCCCATCTATGGACGCAGTTTCGAGCTTGTCAATGACACCCAATTCGACATTGGATCCCCCTCGTCCGGCGGTGGCAAGGCGGGCAAGTTCACCAACGAGGCCGGCTTCCTCAGCTACTACGAGGTCTGCTCCTTCCTGGCGGCAGACAACACCACCCTTGTTTGGGACTCGGAGCAGCAGGTGCCCTTCGCTTACCGCGGCAACCAGTGGGTGGGCTTCGACGATGAGCGTTCTCTCAAGACCAAGGTGAGTTGGAAAAACTAAGTGAGTCGTGAATAACGCTTTACTTACACAACTTCTTTCTCATCAACAGACGGAATGGCTAAAGGAGCAGGGCTTCGGAGGCATCATGGTGTGGTCCATCGACATGGACGACTTCTCCGGTCGCTGCGGCAGTGGTAAGTACCCGCTTCTGACTGCCTTGAACGACGAGCTGAAGGACTACAAGGTGGAGCTGGAATACGATGGTCCCTATGAATCCCATGGCCCACGAGGAGCCTACACCACCAAAGATCGTAAGTTGCTAGCACGGATTATCCAGGGAACCTTGAATATATACCCATCATTTGTATCAGCTCATGACGTGACCTGCGCCGAAGAGGACGGACACATCAGCTACCACAAGGATTGGGCCGACTGCACCCACTACTACATGTGCGAGGGCGAGCGGAAGCACCACATGCCCTGTCCCGCCAACCTGGTCTTCAATCCCCAGGAGAACGTCTGCGACTGGCCCGAGAACGTCGAGGGATGCCACACGCCCACGGAGGCGCCAGCCTAAGACCATCCATCTGCGGATGGACTTGTTAATATTATGGAATCGATGCCCTAGATTTAGTTGTAATGCGAAACTGCCACGAAACTCTTTTGCTGCCGCCGTCCCCATTCCCCAACTAACTACGAAAAATACTCGACAACTTGCTAAATTTCGGCTGAATTTTTTTACACTAAATATAGGTCTAGCTAGCTCTGTAAGTAGTTTTTATGTCTTAGTTACCAATTCGCACCCACAACAAAGATGAGAATGATGAACCCAAAAATCCTGAACTACTTTCTGAGAggcgcacacacactaacTTTCGCATTTCCGTATGACTCGTAACAAAAAGGTTTATATGGAAGATGCCCGAAACTTCCGTATAGCAAACTGTGATAATCATAAGAGACCAACCAACAAGAAATCGGCCTAAAAAGTCACTATCATTCGAAATTTGAACGAATTTGAAATTCAAGCGAAACAGTTTCCCCTTTAAAACGAAGCTTCCCAATGCTTTTGCCTCAACTCCCCATGTCATTCGCAATCTAATACAAACAGGCACAGAGaaaattgtacattttcaACTTTAACAATAACTTTGTATTATAGAGTTGTAATTACgtagttaaaataaaaacaaacttaaaaaacatacaaaatggAGTTTTAATTCCATTCTATTGACAACAAGAAAACAGcatgtattttcaatttcaagaatttactttatatttatttttaatggccCCAGTCTTGCGACAGGGCACTactaaaaaattattttagacTCATTAGAGTGTTCCTCTCCACGGAAATCTTTAGTAAAAGGCGAAAGATTTATTCGACAATTGAAGAGAAACCAGAGTGCCTGACAACAATTTTTATCAGCTACTCCATGCGGGGACTGCTTTAACATGTTGGGAATTATTCGCACACCGGCACGGTCGCCTCGCGCTGAAAACTGTTGCTCTCTTTTGGGCTGAAACAGAACCACCCTTGATAAGGGATTTGAGGGCGCGCAGTTTGAAATCCGCCCTGTGGTGATATGAATTTGCCGACGGTTTTCTCTTCTCGCTGTGCGCATGCGCCTAATTTTCTTAGTTCTATTTTATGCATCCCCAACATCTGTAAATGTGTAACTCTTATAATCCAATTTTAATGATCAGAATAATAAAACACACCggatttaaaaattttattattttttttattggttttctGAAAAAGTTTTATacatttcgttttttgtttcaattaaataattagtCTTACGTTGATGTACATacacaataatttaaaaaataaagtacgCCGTAATCTTGACAAACGGAAAGAGCGATAAAAGTACAAAAGTGTACAAaatcaaggaaaatattgtaaaattaaaactaaactgAAGTGCATGAACCATTTGATCAGATCTTAAGAAATCGAGTTGTAAACAAGTACAAAATTAGTATAAATCACACTAAGCTGGTAAACGAACCATCTActgatttgcatattttttttttcattttttataacACTTAGGATAGAATTGCCAAAATTGGAAACTTTTGCTTAGAGGAATTGTGAGTGGACTCTGTAAAATTAGATCCTTTAGATTTCTTTCTCTCATCGTCGTTATTTCGTTGCAACAAAAAATGATATCCATATGCAGTTGTTACGAGtcttgaaattaaattgtacttaaatgtatttaaaagttCCTTGCTTTTCCCTTTCATGAGATTTGGTATCTGTTGGTGGTGAGGAGTAGTTGAAGCCTTTTAGTAACTCCGATCTCTCGAACGATTTTTGACTCGATCTTGATAGGCATTCCATCTTCGGTTGG from Drosophila yakuba strain Tai18E2 chromosome 3L, Prin_Dyak_Tai18E2_2.1, whole genome shotgun sequence carries:
- the LOC6533430 gene encoding uncharacterized protein LOC6533430 isoform X2, producing MTAKTRRRLRRPTTSVSSSRSNLIETKKSTEAPEAEKRIDLITSATTTSARRTRLRSKAKLGAAAAGGAAVAAGATALVASGSSLKGKKTKVDDGTPKIVCYYTNWSQYRVKIGKFVPEDIPADLCTHIIFAFGWLKKNKLSSYESNDETKDNVPGLYERMMSLKKANPKLKILLALGGWSFGTQKFKDMSSTRYTRQTFVYSAIPFLRKRGFDGLDMDWEYPKGSDDKKNFVLLLKELREAFEAEAQELKKPRLLLSAAVPVGPDNIRGGYDVPAIASYLDFINLMAYDFHGKWERETGHNAPLYAPSTDSEWRKQLSVDNAASLWVKMGAPKEKLVIGMPTYGRSFTLANPDKHGPNAPASGGGREGVYTKEGGFLAYYEICEMLQNGAVYVWDDEMKVPYLVDGDQWVGFDDERAIRNKMHWIKSNGFGGAMVWTIDMDDFKGEVCGGNVKYPLIGAMREELLGISRGKEAKDVNWTAVAATFEDIEEKPEPIKISVDEILNKVRKPQAQKKQRIKSGANAVASNTRPAQVFCYLTSWSAKRPGAGKFQPENIDPKLCTHIVYAFATLQDYKLTEATDDDPENYESVIALRDNNPDLQILLAIGGWAFGSTPFKELTSNVFRMNQFVYEAIDFLRDYKFNGLDVDWEYPRGAEDRVAYVSLLKELRVAFEGEAKSSGLPRLLLTAAVPASFEAIAAGYDVPEISKYLDFINVMTYDFHGQWERTVGHNSPLFALESATGYQKKLTVDYSAREWVKQGAPKEKLLIGMPIYGRSFELVNDTQFDIGSPSSGGGKAGKFTNEAGFLSYYEVCSFLAADNTTLVWDSEQQVPFAYRGNQWVGFDDERSLKTKTEWLKEQGFGGIMVWSIDMDDFSGRCGSGKYPLLTALNDELKDYKVELEYDGPYESHGPRGAYTTKDPHDVTCAEEDGHISYHKDWADCTHYYMCEGERKHHMPCPANLVFNPQENVCDWPENVEGCHTPTEAPA
- the LOC6533430 gene encoding uncharacterized protein LOC6533430 isoform X1 — encoded protein: MFPPRLLRIAFVICLLIVLLSPSADSAQTKTRRRLRRPTTSVSSSRSNLIETKKSTEAPEAEKRIDLITSATTTSARRTRLRSKAKLGAAAAGGAAVAAGATALVASGSSLKGKKTKVDDGTPKIVCYYTNWSQYRVKIGKFVPEDIPADLCTHIIFAFGWLKKNKLSSYESNDETKDNVPGLYERMMSLKKANPKLKILLALGGWSFGTQKFKDMSSTRYTRQTFVYSAIPFLRKRGFDGLDMDWEYPKGSDDKKNFVLLLKELREAFEAEAQELKKPRLLLSAAVPVGPDNIRGGYDVPAIASYLDFINLMAYDFHGKWERETGHNAPLYAPSTDSEWRKQLSVDNAASLWVKMGAPKEKLVIGMPTYGRSFTLANPDKHGPNAPASGGGREGVYTKEGGFLAYYEICEMLQNGAVYVWDDEMKVPYLVDGDQWVGFDDERAIRNKMHWIKSNGFGGAMVWTIDMDDFKGEVCGGNVKYPLIGAMREELLGISRGKEAKDVNWTAVAATFEDIEEKPEPIKISVDEILNKVRKPQAQKKQRIKSGANAVASNTRPAQVFCYLTSWSAKRPGAGKFQPENIDPKLCTHIVYAFATLQDYKLTEATDDDPENYESVIALRDNNPDLQILLAIGGWAFGSTPFKELTSNVFRMNQFVYEAIDFLRDYKFNGLDVDWEYPRGAEDRVAYVSLLKELRVAFEGEAKSSGLPRLLLTAAVPASFEAIAAGYDVPEISKYLDFINVMTYDFHGQWERTVGHNSPLFALESATGYQKKLTVDYSAREWVKQGAPKEKLLIGMPIYGRSFELVNDTQFDIGSPSSGGGKAGKFTNEAGFLSYYEVCSFLAADNTTLVWDSEQQVPFAYRGNQWVGFDDERSLKTKTEWLKEQGFGGIMVWSIDMDDFSGRCGSGKYPLLTALNDELKDYKVELEYDGPYESHGPRGAYTTKDPHDVTCAEEDGHISYHKDWADCTHYYMCEGERKHHMPCPANLVFNPQENVCDWPENVEGCHTPTEAPA